The genomic region ATTTAGTAACTTGGGCTGAATACAATCAGCAATTTATTAATTCACAACTGTTATGGCATGGAGGCATACTACTTCGCAACTTTAAAATTGATGGAATAAGCTGCTGTGAAGAATTTATCAAAACTATTGCTGGCGACTTACTAGAATACTCTTTTTGCTCAACCCCACGTAGTCAAGTTAGCGGCAATATCTACACCTCAACAGAATATCCAGCCGATCAAATCATCCCGCAACATAACGAGATGTCATACTCTCTTAACTGGCCCATGAAAATAGCTTTTCATTGTGTCAAAAAATCTCAATATGGCGGAGAAACACCAATAGCTGATAGCCACAAAGTCTTTAACCGCATTTCTAAAAAAATTAGAGATAAATTTATAGAAAAAGGTGTCATGTATGTGCGAAACTATGGAGGAGGGATAGACTTACCTTGGCAAAATGTTTTCAATACAGATAACAAGTCTGAAGTAGAAAATTATTGTCGGCAAGCAGAAATTGAGTTTGAATGGAAACATGACGGTTTAAGAACAAGGCAAGTTTGTCAAGCAGTCGCCCAACATCCAAAAACATCACAAATGGTGTGGTTTAATCAAGCACATCTATTTCATATTTCCAGTTTAAAACCAAGCATTCGTCAAGAGCTTTTATCCTCATTTAAAGAAGAAGATTTACCGCGTAATGCTTATTACGGCGATGGTACTCCAATCCCAGATGATGTATTAGTAGAAATTCGTCAAGTTTATCAGGAAGAAACAATCATCTTTCCTTGGAAAGAAGGAGATGTATTGTTATTAGACAATATGTTAGCTACCCATGGAAGAATGCCATTTTCAGGTACACGCAAAATTGTTGTAGGAATGGCTGAACCTTTTGTAAACTAATCAGTTCTGACTTTTGGTTGTTGAGTGGAAGTTAAATAAGGAAGGAATTTTAGAGATGTCAAATCAAACATTAGAAGGCTTTAGACTTTCCCCACAACAAAAGCGTTTGTGGACATTACAACAACTAACTGAAAGCATACCTTATCGCGTACAAGCTGGGATTCTGATTGAAGGAAATTTTAATAAAGAAGTTTTAAATATAGTTTTACAAAAGGTAGTTAATATCAATGAAATTCTTCGCACTAATTTTAAGTGCTTACCTGGGATGACAATCCCGTTACAAGTGATTAATGATTATTGTCCACTTGAAATTGATGAACATGATTTAACTAATTTAGAATTAGAAATTCAAGAAAACAAAACTGATTTTATTTTTCAGGAAATGCTCCAACAGCCTTTGGATTTAGAAAAAGGCTCAACTTTGTCTGCATCTATAGTAACTTGGTCAGCAGACAAGCACATATTATTATTAAGCTTATCGGCGATGAATGCTGATAGGACTACACTGGTTAATTTAGTTGATGAGATTAGCAGTTGTTATTCAGCAACTTTAGCAGGAAAAGAGATTGAGGAACAACCACTTCAATATGCTGATATTGCTGAATGGCAATATGAATTACTAACCGAAGATACAGCCCAAGGTAAAGAATATTGGCAGAAAGTTAACCTTAGTAATTTAAGCAGGATTCATTTGCCTTTTGAGCGTAAAACTGCTCTTAATTTAGAGTTTGCGCCAAAAGTGTTAGGCTTAAAGCTGAGTCCAACTATATCTAAAGATTTAGCCGCTTTAGCAAAAAGTCATGAAATATCAAATGAGACTTTTGTGTTAGCTTGTTGGCAAGTATTAATCTGGAAACTAACGGCACAGTCCGATTTAGTTGTAGGAGTCGCTTGTAATGGTAGGAAATATGAGGAATTAGAGCCAGCTTTAGGTTTATTATCTAAATATGTGCCAATTCAGTGTCAGTTAGACGAGCAATTACCATTTAGTCAACTATTACAACAAGTTCATCAAGCGGATAGTGATGCGTGTAAATGGCAAGAATATTTTCACTGGGATGATTTTATCTCCAAAGAAGAAACATTGCCATTTCTACCCATTTGTTTTGAATTTAAGCAAGTAGATAATCAATCTTGTAATGCGGGCGTTTCGTTTTCAATATATAAGCATTATTCCTGCATTACCAAATTTAAAATCAAACTGTCATGTTTACAAAAAAATGATGAAATTCATTTTCAATTGTATTATGATGCCAGTTTATATGATTTAACAGATGTCAAACGGATAGCAGAATATTTTGAAATATTGTTAATCAGTGCTGTTAACAATCCAAAATTTACTATTGGTGAATTAGAGTTATTAAAAGATGCTACTCGTCAACAACTATTAATCGACTTCAACAATACATCAGTCGATTATTTTAGTGATAAATGTATTCACCAGTTATTTGAAGAACAAGCAGCACGTACACCAGATCAAATTGCTCTGGTATTTGAAAATCAGCAATTAACATATAAAGAACTTAATGAAAGAGCTAATCAGTTAGCGAATTACTTACAAAAACGAGGAGTTAAACCAGAGGTAATTGTAGGAATTTGCCTTGAACGTTCCCTGGAAATAGTCATTTCAATGCTAGGCATTCTTAAAGTTGGTGGTGCATATTTACCACTAGATCCAGCAATGCCAACGGAACGTTTAAAACTGATGTTGCAGGATGCACAAACGCCAGTATTATTAACGCAACAGCGTTTAGTAAATAAATTAGGCGATTGCACTCCTAATATAATTAGTCTAGATACAGACTGGGATGAAATTGCTCAAGAAAGCAATCAAAATTGCAGCAGTATAGCCACAACAGAAAATCTAGCTTATGTAATTTATACATCGGGTTCTACTGGCAAACCGAAGGGAGTTGCAGTCGAACATCAGCAAATACTGAATTATCTATATGGCATCCTACCCAGGTTAGATTTAGCCGTTGTTTCTAGCTTTGCAATGGTTTCAACCTTTGCTGCCGACTTAGGAAATACCGCTATTTTCCCCGCCTTATGTACAGGTAGTTGCTTACATATAATCCCTCAAAATGTAGCCTCCGATCCCGAAACACTAGCAGCATATTTCGAGCATCATTCTATTGATTGCCTTAAAATTGTCCCTTCGCATCTGGCAGCTTTATTAACCTCTCCTAAAGCAGCATCAATCTTACCTCGTAAGCGTTTAGTTTTAGGTGGTGAAGCTAGCCATTGGGATTTAATCGAGCGCATTCAGAAATACGCCCCTGATTGCCTCATTATTAACCACTATGGGCCAACAGAATCAACTGTCGGAGTACTCACTTATCAAGTTAGCGATAATAACCTACGTCATATTTCTGAGACGGTTCCCATAGGTCGCCCCATAGCGAATACGCAAATTTATATCCTCGATTCTCACCTTCGACCTGTACCAATAGGCGTAACAGGAGAACTTTATATTGGTGGCAATAGTTTAGCGCGAGGGTATCTAAATAAATCAGAAATAACGGCAGAAAAATTCATTGTTAATCCATTTAGCGATCGCCCTAATTCCCGCATTTATAAAACTGGAGATGCAGCCCGTTATTTACCGGATGGAAATATTGAATTTTTAGGCAGAATTGACAATCAAATTAAGATTAGAGGTTTTCGCATTGAGTTAGGTGAAATTGAAGCAACAATTAGACAGCATCCAGATATAAAACAAGTAGTAGTAATTGCCCGAGAAGACGCACTTGGAGAAAAGCGGATTATTGCTTACTTTCTTCCAAGTTCAGAAAATGTAGAGACGTTGCATACAACCTCTCTACAACAGGGGAAACCTATACGAGAATTTTTACAACAAAAGCTGCCTGATTATATGATTCCGTCAGCTTTTGTGCAGCTAAAAACTTTTCCTTTAACTGCCAATGGTAAAGTAGATCGGCAAGCTCTACCAGCACCGGAGCAAGCTAATTTAGTAGGTTCTTTTGTTGCTCCGCGCAACCATATTGAAGA from Microcoleus sp. FACHB-831 harbors:
- a CDS encoding TauD/TfdA family dioxygenase, with the translated sequence MANPEIGKPSISKLGNISRRKAVSVSHESLITTEYLNTGKLLPLVIAPTLEGLNLVTWAEYNQQFINSQLLWHGGILLRNFKIDGISCCEEFIKTIAGDLLEYSFCSTPRSQVSGNIYTSTEYPADQIIPQHNEMSYSLNWPMKIAFHCVKKSQYGGETPIADSHKVFNRISKKIRDKFIEKGVMYVRNYGGGIDLPWQNVFNTDNKSEVENYCRQAEIEFEWKHDGLRTRQVCQAVAQHPKTSQMVWFNQAHLFHISSLKPSIRQELLSSFKEEDLPRNAYYGDGTPIPDDVLVEIRQVYQEETIIFPWKEGDVLLLDNMLATHGRMPFSGTRKIVVGMAEPFVN
- a CDS encoding amino acid adenylation domain-containing protein; amino-acid sequence: MVVEWKLNKEGILEMSNQTLEGFRLSPQQKRLWTLQQLTESIPYRVQAGILIEGNFNKEVLNIVLQKVVNINEILRTNFKCLPGMTIPLQVINDYCPLEIDEHDLTNLELEIQENKTDFIFQEMLQQPLDLEKGSTLSASIVTWSADKHILLLSLSAMNADRTTLVNLVDEISSCYSATLAGKEIEEQPLQYADIAEWQYELLTEDTAQGKEYWQKVNLSNLSRIHLPFERKTALNLEFAPKVLGLKLSPTISKDLAALAKSHEISNETFVLACWQVLIWKLTAQSDLVVGVACNGRKYEELEPALGLLSKYVPIQCQLDEQLPFSQLLQQVHQADSDACKWQEYFHWDDFISKEETLPFLPICFEFKQVDNQSCNAGVSFSIYKHYSCITKFKIKLSCLQKNDEIHFQLYYDASLYDLTDVKRIAEYFEILLISAVNNPKFTIGELELLKDATRQQLLIDFNNTSVDYFSDKCIHQLFEEQAARTPDQIALVFENQQLTYKELNERANQLANYLQKRGVKPEVIVGICLERSLEIVISMLGILKVGGAYLPLDPAMPTERLKLMLQDAQTPVLLTQQRLVNKLGDCTPNIISLDTDWDEIAQESNQNCSSIATTENLAYVIYTSGSTGKPKGVAVEHQQILNYLYGILPRLDLAVVSSFAMVSTFAADLGNTAIFPALCTGSCLHIIPQNVASDPETLAAYFEHHSIDCLKIVPSHLAALLTSPKAASILPRKRLVLGGEASHWDLIERIQKYAPDCLIINHYGPTESTVGVLTYQVSDNNLRHISETVPIGRPIANTQIYILDSHLRPVPIGVTGELYIGGNSLARGYLNKSEITAEKFIVNPFSDRPNSRIYKTGDAARYLPDGNIEFLGRIDNQIKIRGFRIELGEIEATIRQHPDIKQVVVIAREDALGEKRIIAYFLPSSENVETLHTTSLQQGKPIREFLQQKLPDYMIPSAFVQLKTFPLTANGKVDRQALPAPEQANLVGSFVAPRNHIEETLAAIWTEVLKIEQVGIYNNFFELGGHSLLATQVISRLRQAFQIDLPLHHLFEAPTVAGLAVVIAQKISEQADEKMMAEMVAELEQLSQEEVQKILANGGIN